One Gloeobacter morelensis MG652769 DNA window includes the following coding sequences:
- a CDS encoding FkbM family methyltransferase, translating into MLHRLYQNIRRGLRPYRTVDFGDFSLTVDIRDYGGRMYLQPGYWADILCPIQQEITARFRPAVYLDVGANYGFTALLHFARNPECRIIAVEPSPLLVPVLEKNLRQNKCTNYHLVAAICSDTPSGGSFALNPHSSQDNRVRGERGWRTVTVPAVTIDELLADVPEQQFVYIKIDTQGFESKVLAGGHRFFARERGWVIKMEFAPKWLRLQGTEPVAFLGDLVRRYRVVEWPKRTRFKADTLAELWGCPLLEDECAAFVQYIQGLAAGDGWCDLLIAPNGLWPSVR; encoded by the coding sequence ATGCTTCATCGGCTCTACCAGAATATCCGCCGGGGGCTCAGGCCGTACCGGACCGTCGACTTCGGCGATTTTTCTCTAACGGTGGACATTCGCGATTATGGTGGGCGCATGTACCTGCAGCCCGGTTACTGGGCGGACATCCTCTGTCCGATCCAGCAAGAAATCACCGCTCGCTTCCGGCCTGCGGTCTATCTGGACGTGGGAGCCAACTACGGCTTTACGGCTTTGCTGCACTTTGCCCGTAATCCCGAGTGCCGAATTATTGCTGTCGAGCCGTCGCCGCTGCTGGTGCCTGTTCTGGAGAAAAATCTGCGGCAGAATAAATGTACCAACTATCATCTGGTGGCTGCCATCTGTTCCGATACCCCCAGCGGTGGAAGCTTCGCACTTAATCCGCATTCGAGTCAGGACAACCGTGTTCGGGGTGAGCGCGGCTGGAGGACCGTCACCGTGCCTGCCGTCACCATCGACGAACTGCTCGCGGATGTCCCTGAGCAACAGTTTGTGTATATCAAGATCGATACTCAGGGCTTTGAGTCCAAGGTGCTGGCCGGCGGCCACCGTTTTTTTGCCCGCGAGCGCGGCTGGGTGATCAAAATGGAATTTGCCCCCAAATGGTTGCGCTTGCAGGGCACCGAACCGGTGGCCTTCTTGGGCGATCTGGTCCGCCGCTATCGGGTGGTGGAGTGGCCCAAGCGCACCCGCTTCAAGGCCGACACCCTGGCGGAACTCTGGGGCTGCCCCTTATTGGAGGACGAGTGCGCCGCTTTTGTGCAGTATATCCAGGGGCTGGCGGCCGGCGACGGCTGGTGCGACCTGTTGATAGCCCCGAACGGCCTGTGGCCGTCGGTACGTTGA
- a CDS encoding class I SAM-dependent methyltransferase, with translation MIEKMINAIQLAESQSALVAAEPGVLTGFSGQKLVGCLQRLARLFAGDNDTCYLEVGVYQGLTLLSVAMACREMPCYGVDNFAFFDPEGKNLEIVRQRSARLGLDNAHVINKDYEDALGDLHSAVGRRKVAVYFVDGPHDYRSQLMCLELALPHLHPEAVIVVDDSNYRHVRQANRDFLITHPEFKLIFEAYTPCHPANMSPSQQQQARSTWWNGVHILVRDPRNLLPAMYPPTERSRSLYENEHIVHAADVAAFAPETLTLAQQIDDGNWFGVLKGIVRLRRGLGRSQGARRSLFKQMNTYSDHLPSVNFNVLSPTHSTKS, from the coding sequence ATGATCGAAAAAATGATCAACGCCATTCAGCTGGCGGAATCCCAAAGTGCCCTGGTCGCCGCAGAGCCCGGAGTGCTGACCGGCTTTTCGGGCCAGAAATTGGTGGGTTGCCTGCAACGACTCGCCCGGCTGTTTGCAGGCGATAACGATACCTGTTACCTGGAGGTGGGCGTTTATCAGGGCCTGACACTGCTTTCGGTAGCGATGGCCTGCCGGGAGATGCCTTGCTACGGCGTCGACAACTTTGCCTTTTTTGATCCCGAGGGCAAAAACCTGGAGATCGTCCGCCAGCGGTCCGCCCGCCTCGGTCTTGATAATGCCCACGTCATCAATAAGGACTACGAAGACGCCCTTGGGGATCTGCACTCCGCCGTCGGCCGACGCAAAGTAGCGGTCTATTTTGTCGACGGCCCCCACGACTACCGCAGCCAGTTGATGTGCCTCGAACTGGCGCTGCCGCACCTGCATCCCGAGGCCGTGATTGTCGTCGACGATAGCAACTATCGCCATGTCCGGCAGGCCAACCGCGATTTTTTGATTACCCATCCCGAGTTCAAGCTGATCTTCGAGGCCTACACACCCTGCCATCCCGCCAACATGTCTCCCTCCCAACAGCAGCAGGCGCGCTCCACCTGGTGGAACGGCGTGCACATCCTGGTGCGCGACCCGCGCAACCTGCTGCCTGCGATGTATCCGCCCACCGAACGAAGCCGCAGCCTTTACGAAAATGAACACATTGTGCACGCGGCGGATGTGGCTGCCTTTGCCCCCGAGACCCTAACCCTGGCGCAACAGATCGACGACGGCAACTGGTTCGGGGTACTCAAGGGCATCGTGCGGTTGCGCCGGGGACTGGGCCGCAGCCAGGGTGCGCGCCGCAGCTTGTTCAAACAGATGAACACCTACAGCGATCACCTGCCTTCTGTGAATTTCAACGTCCTGAGTCCTACTCACAGCACCAAAAGCTGA